In Oryza sativa Japonica Group chromosome 11, ASM3414082v1, the following are encoded in one genomic region:
- the LOC4351085 gene encoding calmodulin-binding protein 60 F isoform X2 — translation MHTKRPLPAQAPPAGLVLVPAPKRPHVDAAAGGGGGVASPRGKRQLRSGMLVLFFVAQVKEEMRYNQRLRRVIRGENAISQQRAIETFDCVFQKAFDNAFQKHLDPIYRSLQSLNKRTDILSHEVEQIKHSNSNHHANQQYRSKANQESAAITEEVNQEQTAARFVASEAQEGQRVELRFLNKLNPLVFTKEKITAEDGTAIKIAIVRDNQIITSGPLSSARIEILALHGNFYDVVPDNWTESEFDHRIVSSSQGPALGGVCQVKLKNGEASPSDVFFNIPSSKTESGRLILAAKVHTSDIGGLRIKEAVMMNPVVVQVYRNKLNRSSDRPKLKDEVHRLKGISGKGCRTKWLKDNQINTVEEFVKALNKDEEKIRNECFKLKKDNKLWKDTIKHAKECDLEGNCKLKLYRAEEQHVVLFFNCVHDLVGAKFRDHYVAKDNFSSDQQDAVNRLKKQAYDELDSIGFDHEMKNNYPVMTLSDDAYIPFIDTAQNPPDLHVTFQGAEIYHAHELPQAFPNNNNDFGQHFLHGFQGALTQMDHDYAQFGIADMQCYTTQAPEGTSYGGNNMIGPANVPQNVIGDGSMDMFDCYAYIFPDNENQNERPHSSAYPGPV, via the exons ATGCACACGAAGCGTCCGCTGCCGGCACAGGCGCCACCAGCTGGGCTTGTCCTGGTGCCCGCGCCCAAGCGCCCGCATGTGGAtgctgctgccggcggcggcggcggcgtggcgtcgcCGCGGGGGAAGCGGCAGCTTCGCTCCGGCATGCTCGTCCTCTTCTTCGTCGCGCAAGT CAAGGAGGAGATGAGATACAACCAGCGACTTCGTCGAGTG ATACGTGGAGAGAATGCTATTTCCCAGCAAAGGGCAATCGAAACATTTGATTGTGTCTTTCAGAAAGCATTTGACAATGCCTTCCAGAAGCATCTTGATCCAATTTACCG CTCCCTTCAATCCCTTAACAAGCGCACTGATATTCTCAGCCATGAAGTG GAACAAATCAAACATTCAAATTCTAACCATCATGCTAATCAGCAATACAG ATCAAAGGCAAATCAAGAGTCTGCTGCCATCACTGAGGAAGTGAATCAAGAACAAACAGCTGCTAGATTTGTCGCGAGTGAAGCTCAGGAGGGGCAAAGAGTTGAGTTGAGGTTCCTCAATAAGTTGAACCCTCTtgtttttacaaaggaaaaaatTACAGCGGAGGATGGTACAGCTATCAAAATTGCCATAGTTAGGGATAATCAGATAATTACATCTGGTCCACTTTCTTCTGCAAGAATTGAAATTTTGGCTCTCCATGGTAACTTTTATGATGTTGTCCCTGATAATTGGACCGAATCTGAGTTTGATCACCGCATAGTAAGTAGTTCACAAGGTCCCGCGTTAGGAGGGGTTTGTCAAGTCAAGCTGAAGAATGGGGAGGCCTCTCCTTCTGATGTATTTTTCAATATACCATCTTCGAAGACTGAAAGTGGAAGGCTCATTCTAGCAGCAAAAGTTCATACAAGTGACATTGGTGGGCTTCGAATTAAGGAAGCTGTGATGATGAATCCTGTTGTGGTGCAGGTTTACCGAAACAAAC TAAATAGAAGTAGTGACCGTCCGAAGCTAAAAGATGAAGTACATCGTTTAAAGGGAATTTCAGGAAAGGGATGCCGCACCAAATGGCTTAAAGATAATCAAATCAACACTGTGGAAGAGTTCGTAAAGGCTTTAAATAAGGATGAAGAAAAGATCCGCAAT GAGTGTTTCAAGCTAAAGAAGGATAATAAGCTTTGGAAAGATACAATTAAACATGCTAAAGAGTGTGATCTTGAAGGGAATTGCAAGCTGAAATTATATAGAGCTGAAGAGCAGCATGTTGTACTCTTCTTTAACTGCGTGCATGACCTCGTTGGTGCGAAATTTCGTGATCACTATGTTGCAAAGGACAATTTCAGTTCAGATCAACAG GATGCAGTGAATCGTTTGAAGAAACAAGCATATGATGAGCTGGATAGCATTGGCTTTGATCACGAAATGAAAAATAACTATCCGGTGATGACGCTCAGTGATGATGCTTACATTCCCTTCATTGACACAGCACAAAATCCTCCAGATTTGCATGTTACATTTCAAG GAGCTGAGATTTATCATGCACATGAACTGCCTCAAGCATTTCCTAACAACAATAATGATTTTGGACAACACTTTTTACATGGCTTTCAAG GTGCTCTGACTCAGATGGACCATGACTATGCGCAATTTGGCATTGCTGATATGCAGTGTTATACTACACAGGCACCTGAA GGTACCTCTTATGGAGGCAACAACATGATCGGACCAGCAAATGTACCGCAGAATGTTATTGGTGACGGCTCTATGGACATGTTTGACTGTTATGCATACATCTTTCCGGACAATGAGAACCAGAATGAGAGGCCTCATAGCTCTGCATATCCAGGACCAGTTTAA
- the LOC4351085 gene encoding calmodulin-binding protein 60 F isoform X1 — MHTKRPLPAQAPPAGLVLVPAPKRPHVDAAAGGGGGVASPRGKRQLRSGMLVLFFVAQVKEEMRYNQRLRRVIRGENAISQQRAIETFDCVFQKAFDNAFQKHLDPIYRSLQSLNKRTDILSHEVEQIKHSNSNHHANQQYRSKANQESAAITEEVNQEQTAARFVASEAQEGQRVELRFLNKLNPLVFTKEKITAEDGTAIKIAIVRDNQIITSGPLSSARIEILALHGNFYDVVPDNWTESEFDHRIVSSSQGPALGGVCQVKLKNGEASPSDVFFNIPSSKTESGRLILAAKVHTSDIGGLRIKEAVMMNPVVVQVYRNKLNRSSDRPKLKDEVHRLKGISGKGCRTKWLKDNQINTVEEFVKALNKDEEKIRNECFKLKKDNKLWKDTIKHAKECDLEGNCKLKLYRAEEQHVVLFFNCVHDLVGAKFRDHYVAKDNFSSDQQDAVNRLKKQAYDELDSIGFDHEMKNNYPVMTLSDDAYIPFIDTAQNPPDLHVTFQVQGIAGAEIYHAHELPQAFPNNNNDFGQHFLHGFQGALTQMDHDYAQFGIADMQCYTTQAPEGTSYGGNNMIGPANVPQNVIGDGSMDMFDCYAYIFPDNENQNERPHSSAYPGPV; from the exons ATGCACACGAAGCGTCCGCTGCCGGCACAGGCGCCACCAGCTGGGCTTGTCCTGGTGCCCGCGCCCAAGCGCCCGCATGTGGAtgctgctgccggcggcggcggcggcgtggcgtcgcCGCGGGGGAAGCGGCAGCTTCGCTCCGGCATGCTCGTCCTCTTCTTCGTCGCGCAAGT CAAGGAGGAGATGAGATACAACCAGCGACTTCGTCGAGTG ATACGTGGAGAGAATGCTATTTCCCAGCAAAGGGCAATCGAAACATTTGATTGTGTCTTTCAGAAAGCATTTGACAATGCCTTCCAGAAGCATCTTGATCCAATTTACCG CTCCCTTCAATCCCTTAACAAGCGCACTGATATTCTCAGCCATGAAGTG GAACAAATCAAACATTCAAATTCTAACCATCATGCTAATCAGCAATACAG ATCAAAGGCAAATCAAGAGTCTGCTGCCATCACTGAGGAAGTGAATCAAGAACAAACAGCTGCTAGATTTGTCGCGAGTGAAGCTCAGGAGGGGCAAAGAGTTGAGTTGAGGTTCCTCAATAAGTTGAACCCTCTtgtttttacaaaggaaaaaatTACAGCGGAGGATGGTACAGCTATCAAAATTGCCATAGTTAGGGATAATCAGATAATTACATCTGGTCCACTTTCTTCTGCAAGAATTGAAATTTTGGCTCTCCATGGTAACTTTTATGATGTTGTCCCTGATAATTGGACCGAATCTGAGTTTGATCACCGCATAGTAAGTAGTTCACAAGGTCCCGCGTTAGGAGGGGTTTGTCAAGTCAAGCTGAAGAATGGGGAGGCCTCTCCTTCTGATGTATTTTTCAATATACCATCTTCGAAGACTGAAAGTGGAAGGCTCATTCTAGCAGCAAAAGTTCATACAAGTGACATTGGTGGGCTTCGAATTAAGGAAGCTGTGATGATGAATCCTGTTGTGGTGCAGGTTTACCGAAACAAAC TAAATAGAAGTAGTGACCGTCCGAAGCTAAAAGATGAAGTACATCGTTTAAAGGGAATTTCAGGAAAGGGATGCCGCACCAAATGGCTTAAAGATAATCAAATCAACACTGTGGAAGAGTTCGTAAAGGCTTTAAATAAGGATGAAGAAAAGATCCGCAAT GAGTGTTTCAAGCTAAAGAAGGATAATAAGCTTTGGAAAGATACAATTAAACATGCTAAAGAGTGTGATCTTGAAGGGAATTGCAAGCTGAAATTATATAGAGCTGAAGAGCAGCATGTTGTACTCTTCTTTAACTGCGTGCATGACCTCGTTGGTGCGAAATTTCGTGATCACTATGTTGCAAAGGACAATTTCAGTTCAGATCAACAG GATGCAGTGAATCGTTTGAAGAAACAAGCATATGATGAGCTGGATAGCATTGGCTTTGATCACGAAATGAAAAATAACTATCCGGTGATGACGCTCAGTGATGATGCTTACATTCCCTTCATTGACACAGCACAAAATCCTCCAGATTTGCATGTTACATTTCAAG TTCAGGGTATTGCAGGAGCTGAGATTTATCATGCACATGAACTGCCTCAAGCATTTCCTAACAACAATAATGATTTTGGACAACACTTTTTACATGGCTTTCAAG GTGCTCTGACTCAGATGGACCATGACTATGCGCAATTTGGCATTGCTGATATGCAGTGTTATACTACACAGGCACCTGAA GGTACCTCTTATGGAGGCAACAACATGATCGGACCAGCAAATGTACCGCAGAATGTTATTGGTGACGGCTCTATGGACATGTTTGACTGTTATGCATACATCTTTCCGGACAATGAGAACCAGAATGAGAGGCCTCATAGCTCTGCATATCCAGGACCAGTTTAA